The following proteins are co-located in the Polymorphospora rubra genome:
- a CDS encoding heavy metal translocating P-type ATPase, with protein MGGAARWRRWRDFAPLAGLTVVVLVGAGLWLGGRRAAADVCWSAAALVTLLVTLRWLLRSLRQRRIGVDVIATLALVSTLLTGEYLAGAVVALMLATGHTLEIYAHGRAGRDLHELLARAPRTAHRRTPDGGIEVVDVDRVRRDDRLLVGPGEVVPVDGRTEEPATLDESIVTGESRLVERVAGDGLASGVVNAGAAFGLRAAGTAAESTYAGIVRLAEEANAAKAPMVRLADRYAAAFVPFTLLLAGLAWVVSGEFVRAVAVLVVATPCPLLLATPIAIVSGLSRAARLGVLVRDGGSLELLGRARILLVDKTGTLTAGRPQVDRVAAAPGGDGDEVLRLAASVEQLSTHVLAAAIVRAARDRGLRPVVPGQVTEEPGQGAGGRVGGRLVRVGQHGGDLPEWAVRERDRAESDGLSAVWVSVDGTLAGAVFLRDPVRPDAAATVRRLRQAGFSKLVMVTGDRPQAAGRVARAVGVDDLVARCSPQEKVDRVRAESEHGVTVMVGDGVNDAPALAAAGVGVALGATGATASADIADAVLSVDRLDRLADAVEIARRSRKIAVQSATVGMGLAVVAMVAAAFGLLPPVAGAFLQEGIDVAVILNALRALGGHPRPPEAAPATSSGPPGG; from the coding sequence ATGGGCGGGGCGGCACGCTGGCGGCGGTGGCGGGACTTCGCGCCGCTGGCCGGGTTGACGGTCGTGGTGCTGGTCGGCGCCGGCCTGTGGCTGGGCGGGCGGCGCGCCGCCGCCGACGTCTGCTGGTCCGCGGCGGCCCTGGTCACCCTGCTGGTCACGCTGCGCTGGCTGCTCCGGTCGCTGCGGCAGCGGCGCATCGGCGTGGACGTGATCGCCACCCTGGCCCTGGTCAGCACCCTGCTGACCGGGGAGTACCTGGCCGGGGCGGTGGTGGCGCTGATGCTGGCCACCGGGCACACGCTGGAGATCTACGCCCACGGCCGGGCCGGCCGGGACCTCCACGAACTGCTGGCCCGGGCCCCACGTACCGCGCACCGTCGCACGCCCGACGGCGGCATCGAGGTCGTCGACGTCGACCGGGTACGCCGCGACGACCGGCTGCTGGTCGGCCCCGGCGAGGTCGTACCGGTCGACGGCCGTACCGAGGAGCCGGCGACGTTGGACGAGTCGATCGTCACCGGCGAGTCGCGGTTGGTGGAGCGGGTGGCCGGAGACGGGCTGGCCAGCGGGGTCGTCAACGCCGGCGCGGCGTTCGGGTTGCGGGCCGCCGGCACCGCGGCCGAGAGCACCTATGCCGGCATCGTCCGGCTGGCCGAGGAGGCGAACGCGGCCAAGGCGCCGATGGTGCGGTTGGCCGACCGGTACGCGGCGGCGTTCGTACCGTTCACCCTGCTCCTGGCCGGCCTCGCCTGGGTGGTGTCCGGCGAGTTCGTACGGGCGGTCGCGGTGCTGGTGGTGGCGACGCCGTGCCCGCTGCTGCTGGCCACCCCGATCGCGATCGTGTCCGGGCTGTCCCGGGCGGCCCGGCTCGGTGTGCTGGTCCGCGACGGCGGGTCGCTGGAACTGCTCGGCCGGGCCCGGATCCTGCTGGTCGACAAGACCGGCACGTTGACCGCCGGCCGCCCGCAGGTGGACCGGGTGGCGGCCGCACCCGGCGGCGACGGCGACGAGGTGCTGCGGCTGGCGGCCTCGGTCGAGCAACTGTCCACGCACGTGCTGGCGGCCGCGATCGTGCGCGCGGCCCGGGATCGCGGCCTGCGGCCGGTCGTGCCCGGGCAGGTCACCGAGGAGCCCGGGCAGGGGGCCGGGGGTCGGGTCGGCGGCCGGCTGGTCCGGGTCGGCCAGCACGGCGGCGACCTGCCGGAATGGGCCGTACGCGAACGGGACCGAGCCGAGTCCGACGGCCTGTCTGCGGTGTGGGTGAGCGTCGACGGCACCCTCGCCGGGGCGGTGTTCCTGCGGGACCCGGTACGCCCGGACGCCGCGGCCACCGTACGGCGGCTGCGGCAGGCCGGCTTCTCGAAACTGGTGATGGTGACCGGGGACCGGCCGCAGGCCGCCGGCCGGGTGGCCCGGGCGGTCGGCGTCGACGACCTGGTGGCCCGCTGTTCCCCGCAGGAGAAGGTCGACCGGGTACGCGCCGAGTCGGAGCACGGGGTCACCGTCATGGTCGGCGACGGCGTCAACGACGCCCCCGCGCTGGCCGCCGCCGGGGTGGGGGTGGCGCTGGGGGCGACCGGGGCCACCGCGTCGGCGGACATCGCCGACGCGGTGCTGTCGGTGGACCGGCTGGACCGGCTCGCCGACGCCGTGGAGATCGCCCGCCGGTCCCGGAAGATCGCGGTGCAGAGCGCCACCGTCGGGATGGGGCTGGCGGTGGTCGCGATGGTCGCCGCCGCGTTCGGGCTCCTGCCACCGGTCGCCGGCGCGTTCCTTCAGGAGGGCATCGACGTGGCTGTCATCCTCAACGCCCTGCGGGCCCTCGGCGGCCACCCGCGTCCACCGGAGGCAGCGCCGGCGACGTCGTCGGGGCCGCCGGGCGGCTAG
- a CDS encoding AraC family transcriptional regulator, whose translation MSLEELRGLITRHARPDAGTAIDDVLISRVERSTPSPSMSGTVLALIAQGAKRIALGDRVYEYGAGQYLVTSVDLPVTGHFVDTSPERPALGVGLILRPAAVAELLLEAAPGDLPPVGGGAPSGMAVSDAPAELLDAVVRLLRLLDQPRDRTVLAPLIRREILWRVITGEQGAVVRHLGLADSSLSHVARAVRWIREHYTQSFRVQDLAQLSGMSLSAFYRNFQAVTAMSPIQFQKQIRLQEARLLLATDPHDVTGVSRHVGYDSPSQFSREYRRQFGAPPSQDARRRGSTHDATPALP comes from the coding sequence GTGAGCCTTGAGGAGCTACGCGGTCTGATCACCCGGCACGCCCGACCCGACGCGGGTACGGCCATCGACGACGTGCTGATCTCGAGGGTCGAGCGGTCGACGCCGTCGCCGTCGATGTCGGGCACGGTGCTGGCGCTCATCGCGCAGGGCGCGAAACGGATCGCATTGGGCGACCGCGTGTACGAGTACGGCGCCGGGCAGTACCTCGTGACGTCGGTGGACCTACCGGTGACCGGCCACTTCGTCGACACCAGTCCCGAACGACCGGCGCTCGGCGTCGGCCTGATCCTGCGGCCGGCCGCCGTCGCCGAGCTGCTGTTGGAGGCGGCGCCCGGAGACCTGCCACCGGTCGGTGGCGGCGCGCCCTCCGGCATGGCCGTCAGCGACGCGCCCGCCGAACTGCTCGACGCGGTGGTCCGGTTGCTGCGCCTGCTCGACCAGCCACGCGACCGGACGGTGTTGGCGCCGTTGATCAGACGGGAGATCCTCTGGCGGGTCATCACCGGCGAGCAGGGTGCCGTCGTCCGCCATCTCGGCCTCGCCGACAGCAGCCTCAGCCACGTCGCGCGGGCGGTCCGGTGGATCCGCGAGCACTACACGCAGTCGTTCCGTGTGCAGGACCTGGCGCAGCTGTCGGGGATGAGCCTGTCCGCCTTCTACCGCAACTTCCAGGCGGTCACCGCGATGAGCCCGATCCAGTTCCAGAAGCAGATCCGGCTCCAGGAGGCCCGGCTCCTGCTCGCCACGGATCCTCACGACGTGACCGGCGTCAGCCGCCACGTCGGCTACGACAGCCCGTCACAGTTCAGCCGCGAATACCGCCGCCAGTTCGGCGCACCTCCCAGCCAGGACGCCCGTCGGCGCGGGTCAACGCACGACGCCACCCCGGCCCTGCCGTAG
- a CDS encoding helix-turn-helix transcriptional regulator has translation MAIPRLGDYLRSRRAQVTPRDVGLPEDGQRRVPGLRREEVALLARISVDYYLRLEQGRERRPSPQVLEALSDALLLDDDGRLHLYRVAGMTPLPRRESRVERADPQLLSLAELWDRTPALILGRAYDVLAANTLGRAVFGHLQPGTNLLLAMFLDPSVRSFYGDWATAAANVVAGFHFLEGARPHDPRIQEVLRTAAKESREFADLWRRRDARGKSAAAKLLLHPDVGELTLRMQTFDVRSAPGQQLIVYHAQEGTRTADALRLLGSLAATRPDHENDPHGR, from the coding sequence ATGGCCATTCCGAGACTGGGTGACTACCTGCGGAGCCGACGTGCGCAGGTGACGCCCCGCGACGTCGGTCTGCCCGAGGACGGGCAGCGCCGCGTCCCCGGCCTGCGCCGCGAGGAGGTCGCGTTGCTGGCCCGGATCAGCGTCGACTACTACCTGCGGCTGGAGCAGGGCCGCGAGCGGCGGCCGTCGCCGCAGGTCCTGGAGGCCCTGAGCGACGCGCTGCTGCTGGACGACGACGGCCGGCTGCACCTTTACCGGGTGGCGGGCATGACGCCACTGCCGCGCCGCGAGAGCCGCGTCGAGCGGGCGGATCCGCAGCTGCTGTCGTTGGCCGAACTGTGGGACCGTACCCCGGCGCTGATCCTGGGACGGGCCTACGACGTACTGGCCGCGAACACGTTGGGACGCGCGGTCTTCGGTCACCTCCAACCGGGCACGAACCTGCTGCTCGCGATGTTCCTCGACCCGTCGGTCCGCTCCTTCTACGGCGACTGGGCGACGGCCGCCGCCAACGTGGTCGCGGGATTCCACTTCCTCGAGGGCGCCCGGCCGCACGACCCACGCATCCAGGAGGTGCTGCGGACGGCCGCGAAGGAGAGCCGCGAGTTCGCCGACCTGTGGCGGCGACGGGACGCACGGGGCAAGTCCGCCGCGGCGAAACTCCTGCTGCATCCCGACGTCGGCGAACTGACGCTGCGCATGCAGACCTTCGACGTGCGCTCCGCCCCGGGGCAGCAACTGATCGTCTACCACGCCCAGGAGGGCACCCGGACCGCCGACGCGCTGCGCCTGCTCGGCTCGCTGGCGGCGACCCGGCCCGACCACGAGAACGACCCACACGGGAGATGA
- a CDS encoding SDR family NAD(P)-dependent oxidoreductase encodes MRIAIVTGASSGIGQSAAIQIARRGTGVILTYHGNQAGASDTVAKIEEDGGTAVALRLDTGRSETFPAFRDSVAAVLRDTWQRETFDHLVNNAGHSRMARFEDTTEEMFDGLMRVLLKGPYFLTQTLRPLLADGGAIVNVTSNSASSAGLEPGYSAYGTMKGGLVVLTRYLAKEFSQHGIRVNSVSPGSTRTRIADDAFARHPEVIPGLVARTALGRLGEPDDVGVAIAALLGDEGRWITAQNIEVSGGYNL; translated from the coding sequence ATGCGGATCGCCATCGTCACCGGGGCCAGCTCCGGCATCGGACAGAGCGCCGCCATCCAGATCGCCAGGCGTGGAACCGGGGTGATCCTCACCTACCACGGCAACCAGGCCGGTGCGTCGGACACCGTCGCGAAGATCGAAGAAGACGGCGGTACGGCGGTGGCGCTACGGCTGGACACCGGCCGGTCGGAGACGTTCCCGGCGTTCCGCGACTCCGTCGCCGCCGTACTGCGCGACACCTGGCAGCGCGAGACCTTCGACCACCTCGTCAACAACGCCGGACACAGCCGGATGGCCCGGTTCGAGGACACCACCGAGGAGATGTTCGACGGGCTCATGCGGGTCCTGCTCAAGGGCCCGTACTTCCTCACCCAGACGCTGCGGCCGCTGCTGGCCGACGGCGGGGCCATCGTCAACGTCACCAGCAACTCGGCGTCGTCGGCCGGCCTGGAGCCCGGATACTCCGCCTACGGCACGATGAAGGGCGGCCTGGTCGTGCTCACCCGCTACCTGGCCAAGGAGTTCAGCCAGCACGGCATCCGGGTCAACTCGGTCTCTCCCGGTTCCACCCGCACCCGCATCGCCGATGACGCCTTCGCGCGCCACCCCGAGGTGATCCCCGGGCTCGTCGCCAGGACCGCACTCGGCCGGCTCGGTGAACCGGACGACGTCGGCGTGGCCATCGCGGCGCTGCTCGGCGACGAAGGGCGCTGGATCACCGCACAGAACATCGAGGTTTCCGGCGGCTACAACCTCTAG
- a CDS encoding GAF and ANTAR domain-containing protein has product MSEDARTEWGQPSTEYGGPGPDRLGAALGDLARRLRGEKSEQNTLDAIVHAAVDTIPGAGHAGVSEVRRRRRIRTTAATADVVRAVDEVQYNADEGPCLSALYEQVTVRVPDLAADPRWPRFTAGTAKLGIGSMLSFRLYTAEDDNLGVLNLYAERAGAFTDESEQVGLLFAAHAAVAMSDAQQVTQLTHALGVRDVIGQAKGILMERHRLTGDQAFASLVTSSQRTNMKLLEVALRLVESGELPTPR; this is encoded by the coding sequence ATGAGCGAGGACGCCCGGACCGAGTGGGGGCAACCGTCCACGGAGTACGGCGGACCGGGGCCGGACCGGCTGGGGGCGGCGCTCGGCGACCTGGCCCGGCGCCTGCGCGGTGAGAAAAGCGAGCAGAACACCCTGGACGCCATCGTCCACGCGGCGGTGGACACCATTCCGGGCGCCGGACATGCCGGCGTGTCGGAGGTCCGCAGACGTCGACGGATCCGTACGACCGCCGCCACCGCCGACGTGGTGCGTGCGGTGGACGAGGTGCAGTACAACGCCGATGAGGGCCCCTGCCTCTCCGCACTGTACGAGCAGGTGACGGTGCGGGTGCCCGACCTCGCGGCCGATCCGCGGTGGCCCCGGTTCACCGCTGGGACGGCCAAACTCGGAATCGGAAGCATGTTGTCGTTCCGGCTCTACACCGCCGAGGACGACAACCTCGGTGTGTTGAACCTCTACGCCGAGCGGGCCGGCGCGTTCACCGACGAGTCGGAGCAGGTGGGGCTGCTGTTCGCCGCGCACGCCGCGGTGGCGATGTCGGACGCGCAGCAGGTCACGCAGTTGACGCACGCGCTCGGGGTGCGGGACGTGATCGGGCAGGCCAAGGGGATCCTGATGGAGCGGCACCGGCTGACCGGGGACCAGGCGTTCGCCTCGCTGGTGACCAGTAGTCAGCGCACCAACATGAAGCTGCTCGAGGTGGCGCTGCGCCTGGTCGAGTCCGGTGAACTGCCTACGCCGCGCTGA
- a CDS encoding family 16 glycoside hydrolase: protein MTLRTYDVRVPLTEICTLKPSQTPNIDKLMPDIDWSTADEFGLEDNFVTHALANLHISTAGSYTFRLTSDDGSRLYIDDAVVVDHDGLHGATSKDGSVTLTEGHHALRVEYFEAGGGQQLTLSWQPPGATGFAVVPTSVLSTDSEAVRVVSPGRKECEGVADTPGDGLPLDEVHPDYTLTDLRPAGFEPQVSGMDWLADGRLVISTWGGSNQVLGEVYIVENVTGATGPDQVTYKRVATGLREPMGVAVVDGTIYVSQKHELTELRDADGDEIADEHRTVATWPYGGNFHEFAFGLLYKGGNFYLNLSVAINYGGATTDPQPVGNRGTSVVVNRRTGKISYVAGGLRTPNGIGWGPEQELFVTDNQGDYLPASKLVRIDQDRFFHHYTNPDGPYDANPVTRPVLWLPQNEIGNSPSTPVLLKKGPYRGQFLIGDVTYGGLQRAYLEKVHGEYQGAVFRHTQGLEAGVNRVSLGPDGAIYVGGLGADGNWGQAGKLRHGLQKLTPNDNRTFDMKSMSATPNGFKIEYTRPLSTATIQDIARRYQVKQWRYVPAPTYGGPKVDEETLTVTGVKVSNDRRTVTLTIDGLQANRVVHLRSPRSFTASNGAELWSTEAWYTLNAIPGVQPDQVFYELEEGNRAGGAGFDTEHAGFSGVGFVDNFGGLNASTTVHVDVKRAGDYEVGLRYSNGPNPFQGDKTVSIYVNGSKVKQTVLPTTVTWKEWATKTERLTLRRGVNSIQYRVDATDTGHVNLDLVTVRKPGERITLFDGGNLSEWQHTDGRSASWRRVDGGAMEVFGGDLRTKQAFGDFRLHVEFKVPLLPPEVTGQNRGNSGVYLQERYEIQVLDSYGDPTLDTNEAGAIYLQKAPDVNAATPPETWQTYDIEYRAARYDSAGNKTENARVTVVWNGVLVHDDVAITGPTGGNIPEGPATGSIRLQDHQNTVQYRNIWIEPLT from the coding sequence GTGACGCTACGTACGTACGACGTACGGGTGCCACTCACCGAGATCTGCACCCTCAAGCCGAGCCAGACCCCGAACATCGACAAGCTGATGCCGGACATCGACTGGTCCACAGCCGACGAATTCGGGCTGGAGGACAACTTCGTCACGCACGCGCTCGCCAACCTCCACATCAGCACCGCCGGGTCGTACACGTTCCGGCTGACCAGCGACGACGGTTCCCGCCTCTACATCGACGACGCGGTGGTGGTCGACCACGACGGGCTGCACGGCGCCACGTCGAAGGACGGCAGCGTCACGCTGACCGAGGGGCACCACGCGCTGCGGGTCGAGTACTTCGAGGCCGGCGGCGGCCAGCAGCTCACCCTGTCCTGGCAGCCGCCGGGCGCGACCGGGTTCGCCGTCGTACCCACCTCCGTGCTGAGCACGGACTCCGAGGCGGTGCGGGTGGTCTCGCCCGGGCGCAAGGAGTGCGAGGGTGTCGCCGACACGCCGGGCGACGGCCTTCCACTGGACGAGGTGCACCCCGACTACACCCTGACCGATCTGCGGCCGGCCGGCTTCGAGCCACAGGTCTCGGGCATGGACTGGCTGGCTGACGGCCGGCTGGTCATCTCCACCTGGGGCGGCAGCAACCAGGTGCTCGGCGAGGTGTACATCGTGGAGAACGTGACCGGGGCGACCGGCCCCGACCAGGTCACGTACAAGCGGGTCGCCACCGGGCTGCGGGAGCCGATGGGCGTGGCGGTGGTCGACGGCACCATCTACGTCTCCCAGAAGCACGAACTGACCGAACTACGCGACGCCGACGGCGACGAGATAGCGGACGAGCACCGCACGGTCGCCACCTGGCCGTACGGCGGCAACTTCCACGAGTTCGCGTTCGGGCTGCTCTACAAGGGCGGCAACTTCTACCTCAACCTCTCGGTCGCGATCAACTACGGCGGTGCCACCACCGACCCGCAGCCGGTCGGCAACCGGGGCACCAGCGTCGTGGTGAACCGGCGCACCGGCAAGATCAGCTACGTCGCCGGCGGCCTGCGCACCCCGAACGGCATCGGCTGGGGGCCCGAGCAGGAACTCTTCGTCACCGACAACCAGGGCGACTATCTGCCGGCCTCCAAACTGGTCCGGATCGATCAGGATCGCTTCTTCCACCACTACACCAATCCGGACGGACCGTACGACGCCAACCCGGTGACCCGGCCGGTACTGTGGCTGCCGCAGAACGAGATCGGCAATTCGCCGAGCACGCCGGTACTGCTCAAGAAGGGTCCGTACCGCGGGCAGTTCCTGATCGGTGACGTCACCTACGGCGGGTTGCAGCGCGCATACCTGGAGAAGGTCCACGGCGAGTACCAGGGTGCGGTGTTCCGGCACACCCAGGGACTCGAGGCCGGCGTCAACCGGGTCTCGCTCGGCCCCGACGGCGCGATCTACGTGGGCGGACTCGGCGCCGACGGCAACTGGGGCCAGGCCGGCAAGCTCCGGCACGGGCTGCAGAAGCTGACGCCGAACGACAACCGGACGTTCGACATGAAGTCGATGAGTGCCACCCCGAACGGCTTCAAGATCGAATACACCCGACCGCTGTCCACCGCCACCATCCAGGACATCGCGCGGCGATACCAGGTGAAGCAGTGGCGCTACGTCCCGGCCCCGACGTACGGCGGACCGAAGGTCGACGAGGAGACCCTGACGGTCACCGGGGTCAAGGTCTCCAACGACCGCAGAACGGTCACCCTGACCATCGACGGCCTCCAGGCCAACCGGGTGGTGCACCTGCGCTCGCCGCGCTCGTTCACCGCGTCGAACGGTGCGGAACTGTGGAGCACCGAGGCCTGGTACACCCTCAACGCCATCCCCGGGGTGCAACCGGACCAGGTCTTCTACGAGCTCGAAGAGGGCAACCGGGCGGGCGGCGCCGGATTCGACACCGAGCACGCCGGTTTCTCGGGGGTCGGGTTCGTGGACAACTTCGGTGGGCTGAACGCCTCCACCACCGTCCACGTCGACGTGAAGCGGGCCGGCGACTACGAGGTGGGGCTGCGCTACAGCAACGGACCCAACCCGTTCCAGGGCGACAAGACGGTCAGCATCTATGTCAACGGCAGCAAGGTGAAACAGACCGTCCTGCCCACGACGGTCACCTGGAAGGAGTGGGCGACCAAGACCGAGCGGTTGACGTTGCGCCGCGGCGTCAACTCGATCCAGTACCGGGTCGACGCGACCGACACCGGGCACGTCAACCTGGATCTCGTCACCGTACGCAAACCCGGTGAGCGGATCACGCTGTTCGACGGCGGCAACCTGTCGGAGTGGCAGCACACCGACGGGCGGTCCGCGAGCTGGCGGCGGGTGGACGGCGGCGCGATGGAGGTCTTCGGCGGCGACCTGCGCACCAAGCAGGCGTTCGGCGACTTCCGGCTGCACGTCGAGTTCAAGGTGCCGCTCCTGCCACCGGAGGTGACCGGCCAGAACCGCGGCAACAGCGGCGTATACCTCCAGGAGCGGTACGAGATCCAGGTCCTGGACTCCTACGGGGACCCGACCCTCGACACCAACGAGGCCGGCGCGATCTACCTGCAGAAGGCGCCGGACGTCAACGCCGCGACACCACCGGAGACCTGGCAGACGTACGACATCGAGTACCGTGCGGCGCGCTACGACAGCGCGGGCAACAAGACCGAGAACGCCCGGGTGACCGTGGTCTGGAACGGCGTACTCGTACACGACGACGTCGCCATCACCGGTCCGACCGGCGGCAACATCCCCGAAGGACCGGCGACGGGGTCGATCCGCCTCCAGGATCACCAGAACACCGTGCAGTACCGCAACATCTGGATCGAACCGCTGACCTGA
- a CDS encoding STAS domain-containing protein yields the protein MTFSTFNDLASLDALTLTWVTVGDGRVVLSVTGEVDIATSGELDRTLANVLHRPSVHRIEVDLAGLRFLDASGILALLRGSDRARRRGCQLLLTNVTPGVRRVLQITGASSVLGLGDGR from the coding sequence GTGACGTTCTCGACCTTCAACGACCTTGCATCCCTCGATGCTCTCACCTTGACCTGGGTCACCGTCGGCGACGGCCGGGTGGTGCTGTCGGTGACCGGCGAGGTCGACATCGCCACCTCCGGCGAACTCGACCGGACTCTCGCCAACGTGCTGCACAGGCCGTCCGTACACCGGATCGAGGTCGACCTCGCCGGGCTGCGGTTCCTCGACGCCTCCGGGATCCTGGCCCTCCTGCGGGGCAGCGACCGAGCCCGTCGGCGGGGCTGCCAACTCCTGCTGACCAATGTGACACCTGGGGTCCGTCGGGTCCTGCAGATCACGGGTGCGTCGTCCGTACTCGGCCTCGGCGACGGACGGTGA
- a CDS encoding putative quinol monooxygenase — translation MPGRGDELMIVNHGFHATMTARPGRGDELIDLLLGAPSHPDCVVFLVCRSAGNPDIVSVTEGWTSEQAHRTFFATAPAQALVARLQPLLADEPRYADQVPVGGRATF, via the coding sequence GTGCCGGGCAGGGGCGACGAACTGATGATCGTCAACCACGGATTCCACGCCACCATGACCGCGCGGCCGGGCAGGGGCGACGAACTGATCGACCTTCTGCTCGGTGCGCCGTCGCACCCGGACTGCGTCGTCTTCCTGGTCTGCCGCTCGGCCGGCAACCCCGACATCGTCTCGGTGACCGAGGGCTGGACCAGCGAGCAGGCCCACCGCACCTTCTTCGCCACCGCGCCGGCGCAGGCCCTGGTCGCCAGGCTTCAGCCGCTTCTCGCCGACGAGCCGCGGTACGCCGACCAGGTACCGGTCGGCGGCAGGGCCACCTTCTGA
- a CDS encoding Acg family FMN-binding oxidoreductase: MADNTTDESAATVEALTGAVAAAGRAPSIHNTQPWRWRVRPDRLELLVATDRQLPATDPDRKMLTLSCGAALHHAGLVLSAGGWATRVERLPDPGDPELLAVVVPTGRTAATTAATQLAACVGDRHTDRRPVSDEPVPEATLRAITGAAVPHGTRLQILDRDRMLAVAAAATRAGTTQYEDPRIRDELAYWTGRTATGHGTGVPAGVVPAHAPQTTVPARDFGRPGVLPVGTGHDRAAVYGLLFGDEDEPDSWLRAGEALSAAWLTATRLGVSMVPLSWVVEVSATRQALRGILSGLGQPYLVLRIGFPDRTPDEPVPRTPRLPVEQIMDVTGPAPRGG; encoded by the coding sequence ATGGCCGACAACACGACGGACGAGAGCGCGGCGACGGTCGAGGCGCTCACCGGGGCTGTCGCCGCCGCCGGCCGGGCCCCCTCGATCCACAACACGCAGCCGTGGCGGTGGCGGGTCCGGCCGGACCGTCTCGAACTCCTTGTCGCCACCGACCGGCAACTGCCGGCGACCGACCCGGACCGGAAGATGCTGACCCTCAGTTGCGGCGCGGCCCTGCACCACGCCGGTCTGGTCCTTTCCGCCGGTGGCTGGGCGACCCGCGTCGAGCGGCTGCCCGACCCCGGCGACCCGGAACTGCTCGCCGTCGTCGTACCCACCGGGCGGACCGCGGCGACAACAGCGGCGACCCAGCTCGCCGCCTGCGTCGGTGACCGGCACACCGACCGGCGGCCCGTCAGTGACGAACCCGTACCCGAGGCGACCCTGCGGGCGATCACCGGTGCCGCCGTCCCGCACGGGACACGGTTGCAGATCCTCGACCGGGACCGGATGCTCGCCGTCGCCGCCGCGGCGACCAGGGCGGGCACCACCCAGTACGAGGATCCCAGGATCCGCGACGAGCTGGCGTACTGGACCGGCCGGACGGCGACCGGCCACGGCACCGGTGTGCCGGCCGGGGTCGTACCCGCCCATGCGCCGCAGACGACGGTGCCGGCGCGCGACTTCGGCCGGCCCGGCGTTCTGCCGGTCGGAACCGGCCACGACCGGGCGGCGGTGTACGGGCTGCTGTTCGGCGACGAGGACGAGCCGGACAGTTGGCTGCGGGCCGGTGAAGCGCTCTCCGCGGCCTGGCTGACCGCGACCCGGCTCGGGGTCTCGATGGTGCCGCTGAGCTGGGTCGTCGAGGTGTCCGCGACCCGTCAGGCGCTGCGTGGGATCCTGTCCGGCCTCGGCCAGCCGTACCTGGTGCTCCGGATCGGCTTCCCCGACCGGACACCGGACGAGCCGGTGCCGCGTACGCCCCGGCTTCCGGTCGAGCAGATCATGGACGTGACCGGCCCCGCGCCGCGAGGCGGCTGA
- a CDS encoding alpha/beta hydrolase produces the protein MTLARPDLDPALRTLLADLPLVPRLTAEALAQIRPFASTPVEPLLAGRAVARREVTISGPDGARIPLSILSPTGTRTTAAPCVYWMHGGGMVMGDRYSQLDIPLEWLELFGAVVVSVDYRLAPEVNGTVLVDDCYHGLLWVAEHAGDLGVDPSRIIVAGASAGGGLAAGVTLMARDRGTPAIAAQVLIGPMLDHRNTTTSSRQYSGEPGVWTREMNEFGWRSVLGDRTGAAVPAYVSPALADDLTGLPTTYIDVGSAEVFRDEDVDYASRIWAAGGQAELHVWAGGFHGFDALYPRVPVSAAARRTRNDWLARVLGTGSEHQTNGQVG, from the coding sequence GTGACGTTGGCCCGACCTGACCTCGATCCCGCACTGCGCACGCTGCTCGCCGACCTGCCGCTCGTGCCCCGACTCACCGCCGAGGCACTGGCGCAGATCCGGCCGTTCGCGTCGACGCCGGTCGAACCACTGCTCGCCGGCCGTGCCGTCGCGCGGCGCGAAGTCACCATCTCCGGCCCGGACGGCGCGCGGATCCCGCTGTCGATCCTCAGCCCGACCGGGACCCGCACCACCGCGGCACCGTGCGTCTACTGGATGCACGGCGGCGGGATGGTCATGGGGGACCGCTATTCGCAGCTCGACATCCCGCTGGAGTGGCTGGAACTGTTCGGCGCCGTGGTGGTCTCGGTGGACTACCGGCTGGCGCCGGAGGTCAACGGCACGGTCCTGGTCGACGACTGCTACCACGGTCTGCTCTGGGTCGCCGAGCACGCCGGTGACCTGGGCGTCGATCCGTCCCGCATCATCGTCGCGGGTGCCAGCGCCGGCGGCGGTCTCGCCGCCGGGGTCACCCTGATGGCCCGCGACCGCGGCACCCCGGCGATCGCCGCCCAGGTGCTGATCGGCCCCATGCTCGACCATCGCAACACCACCACCTCCAGCCGGCAGTACTCGGGCGAGCCGGGTGTCTGGACCCGCGAGATGAACGAGTTCGGCTGGCGATCGGTGCTCGGCGACCGCACCGGTGCCGCGGTGCCGGCGTACGTCTCGCCGGCCCTGGCCGACGACCTGACCGGCCTGCCCACCACCTACATCGACGTCGGCTCGGCCGAGGTGTTCCGCGACGAGGACGTCGACTACGCCAGCCGGATCTGGGCCGCCGGTGGCCAGGCCGAACTCCACGTCTGGGCCGGCGGCTTCCACGGATTCGACGCGCTGTATCCGCGGGTACCGGTCTCGGCCGCGGCCCGGCGCACACGCAACGACTGGCTCGCCCGGGTGCTCGGCACCGGCTCCGAACATCAGACCAACGGACAGGTGGGTTGA